A stretch of Bacillus pseudomycoides DNA encodes these proteins:
- a CDS encoding MFS transporter, with protein MNKNFWLLTISQATINLADTLYIISLVTLIFNKTGQATYTALIPFSVTLALFVGGIFCVALFPLFSFKRLLFISQLCKNIALFLIILFMDHLTQENIWVIFILIIVNSLFDSIANPIRNSIIPLIVDNVKIHKANSITASLDQFIRLGSWSLGGIFLSLTSYFFILIVSLILYIISTFLIIFLNTKETKVAQKESPHKFSSSVKEGWLLILRIPKLKAISFINLVEGFANGVWIAAIIYIYVDQQLQLGKEWWGYINSIFFCGMLLGSMLSTHFSNLIQRKMTYCISISSLLLGIITFVFGNVTIGFIALILSLSYGVLEQIKDICINTLIQQHKDTEQLPKIYSAQSVISTISFGCSTIFLGFLTDIFGITITFEFASILFFFSFIISLKYWHKLKMPSHF; from the coding sequence ATGAATAAAAATTTCTGGTTACTAACTATTAGTCAAGCCACTATTAATTTAGCAGATACTTTATATATTATTTCTCTTGTGACATTAATTTTTAATAAAACCGGACAAGCAACCTACACCGCTTTAATACCATTTTCTGTTACTCTCGCTCTTTTTGTAGGAGGAATATTTTGTGTCGCGTTATTTCCGCTATTTTCTTTTAAACGTTTATTATTTATATCACAATTATGTAAAAATATAGCTTTATTTTTAATTATTTTATTCATGGATCATTTAACACAAGAAAATATATGGGTGATTTTTATCCTGATTATTGTAAATTCCCTTTTTGATAGCATAGCTAATCCTATTCGCAATTCAATAATACCTTTAATTGTAGATAATGTAAAAATACATAAAGCTAATAGTATAACAGCTTCCTTAGATCAATTTATTAGGTTAGGTTCTTGGTCATTAGGTGGTATTTTTCTCTCCTTAACAAGTTATTTTTTTATATTAATTGTAAGCTTAATTCTATATATAATCTCTACCTTCCTCATAATTTTTTTAAATACTAAAGAAACAAAGGTGGCACAAAAAGAATCGCCCCATAAATTCTCTTCTTCCGTCAAAGAAGGGTGGTTATTAATCTTACGTATTCCTAAATTAAAAGCCATTAGCTTCATTAACTTAGTCGAGGGATTTGCTAACGGTGTTTGGATTGCCGCTATCATTTATATTTATGTAGACCAACAACTTCAATTAGGAAAAGAATGGTGGGGATATATCAATTCAATATTTTTTTGTGGCATGTTGTTAGGAAGTATGTTATCTACTCATTTTTCAAATTTGATTCAAAGAAAAATGACGTATTGTATCTCAATTTCTTCGTTATTATTAGGAATAATAACTTTCGTGTTCGGAAATGTAACAATAGGATTTATTGCACTAATTTTATCCTTATCTTATGGAGTCTTGGAACAAATAAAGGATATTTGTATTAATACCCTTATCCAGCAACATAAAGATACCGAACAACTTCCTAAGATATATTCTGCTCAATCTGTTATTTCCACAATTTCATTTGGTTGTTCGACCATATTTCTAGGTTTTTTAACAGATATATTTGGAATAACCATTACTTTTGAATTCGCATCTATTTTATTTTTTTTTAGTTTTATTATTTCACTTAAATATTGGCACAAACTCAAAATGCCCTCTCATTTTTAA
- a CDS encoding aKG-HExxH-type peptide beta-hydroxylase, whose protein sequence is MKDTYFNFIKLVQDVEVPYSNEKIFISFYNKPLQEKLLALKMIDSEDLEKNQHIYPDAEQNLINHNMSKALELIKLLHPELYVLIHNLVGTFLVLKKEGFGGGSVSNILGLIWINPQQNWTIIDYAEAIYHEFIHQSIFLDDMVNCMFPDPNACAAEDALVTSTILKRKRPLDRSFHAAGVSLGVMHLYYLLNDKEKSIQYLNDLKITLDEISTKTKFLGERGIETLELMKKFINKPNFDDITYSLKN, encoded by the coding sequence TTGAAAGATACATATTTTAATTTCATAAAATTAGTACAAGATGTTGAAGTCCCATATTCAAATGAAAAGATTTTTATATCTTTTTATAACAAACCTTTGCAAGAAAAACTTTTAGCATTAAAAATGATTGATTCAGAGGATTTAGAAAAAAATCAACATATTTATCCAGATGCAGAGCAGAATTTGATAAACCATAACATGTCAAAAGCCTTAGAATTGATTAAACTTCTTCACCCAGAATTATATGTCTTAATTCATAATCTTGTTGGTACTTTTTTAGTATTAAAAAAAGAAGGATTTGGCGGAGGTTCCGTTTCAAATATTCTTGGACTAATTTGGATAAATCCTCAACAAAATTGGACAATTATTGATTATGCTGAAGCAATTTATCACGAATTTATTCATCAAAGTATCTTTTTAGATGATATGGTGAATTGTATGTTCCCAGACCCTAATGCATGTGCAGCGGAAGATGCACTCGTAACATCGACCATTTTAAAAAGAAAAAGACCTTTAGACAGATCGTTTCATGCCGCCGGTGTGTCTCTAGGTGTTATGCACCTTTATTATTTGTTAAATGATAAAGAAAAGTCTATACAATACCTTAACGATCTTAAAATTACATTAGACGAAATCTCTACTAAGACAAAATTTTTAGGTGAAAGAGGAATAGAAACGTTAGAATTAATGAAGAAATTCATTAATAAACCAAACTTTGATGATATTACCTATTCATTAAAAAATTAA
- a CDS encoding DUF2892 domain-containing protein has translation MKQNIGIMNALIRITLGLVVLSCSTAKLTRKPWCTWSKVLLWLGAMKVAEGIVRFCPITEVCKLGKYMNMSDFKIPSMDFNKKGHAKQEEVSHTSSTDTKKSKGSYDASDKEIESAIEEAILAKPL, from the coding sequence ATGAAGCAAAACATCGGCATAATGAATGCTCTAATCCGAATTACACTCGGTTTGGTCGTACTAAGTTGTAGCACAGCTAAACTCACACGTAAACCATGGTGCACTTGGTCAAAGGTTTTGCTGTGGCTTGGTGCAATGAAAGTTGCAGAGGGAATTGTTCGCTTCTGCCCTATTACTGAAGTATGTAAATTGGGAAAATATATGAACATGAGCGACTTTAAAATACCTAGCATGGATTTTAATAAAAAAGGACATGCTAAACAAGAAGAAGTAAGTCACACTTCCAGTACTGACACCAAAAAGTCAAAAGGAAGTTATGATGCTTCTGACAAAGAGATTGAGTCAGCGATTGAAGAAGCAATCCTGGCAAAACCGCTTTGA
- a CDS encoding heptaprenylglyceryl phosphate synthase produces MYDISQWKHVFKLDPNKELSDEHLEMICESGTDAVIVGGSDGVTIDNVLHMLVSIRRYAVPCVLEVSDIEALTPGFDFYYIPSVLNSRKVEWITGIHHEALKEFGDIMNWDEIFMEGYCVLNPEAKVAQLTEAKCDLTEEDVIAYARMADKLLNLPIFYLEYSGTYGDIELVKNVKAELQQAKLYYGGGISSAKEAKEMAQYADTVVVGNVIYDDIKAALQTVKAVKGE; encoded by the coding sequence ATGTACGATATTTCACAGTGGAAACATGTATTTAAGCTTGATCCAAATAAAGAATTAAGTGATGAACATTTAGAAATGATTTGTGAATCTGGAACGGATGCAGTAATTGTAGGCGGAAGTGATGGAGTAACGATAGATAATGTATTACATATGCTAGTGAGCATTCGTAGATATGCAGTTCCTTGCGTGTTAGAGGTTTCTGACATTGAAGCACTTACACCAGGATTTGATTTTTATTATATCCCAAGTGTTTTAAATAGCCGAAAAGTAGAATGGATAACGGGGATTCACCATGAGGCATTGAAAGAATTTGGGGATATTATGAACTGGGATGAGATTTTCATGGAAGGATATTGTGTTTTAAATCCTGAAGCGAAGGTAGCGCAGCTTACAGAAGCGAAATGTGATTTAACAGAAGAAGATGTAATTGCATATGCACGTATGGCAGACAAGCTTCTGAACTTGCCGATTTTCTATTTAGAATATAGCGGCACTTACGGAGATATTGAACTTGTTAAAAATGTAAAGGCAGAATTACAACAAGCAAAGTTGTATTATGGCGGCGGGATTTCAAGTGCGAAAGAGGCGAAAGAAATGGCGCAGTATGCTGATACAGTTGTTGTAGGTAATGTAATTTATGATGATATAAAAGCAGCATTACAAACCGTAAAAGCTGTAAAAGGAGAGTAG
- the pcrA gene encoding DNA helicase PcrA, producing the protein MSITDKLLNGLNPEQQKAVQTTNGPLLLMAGAGSGKTRVLTHRIAYLLGEKGVAPWNVLAITFTNKAAREMRERIDTLVGPEAEDIWISTFHSMCVRILRRDIDRIGINRNFTILDASDQLTVVKKIMKERNIDPKKFDPRSILGGISNAKNELLSADKYAKQISIADPFEKLTSDVYTEYQKRLLKNNSLDFDDLIMTTIQLFDRIPEVLEFYQRKFQYIHVDEYQDTNRAQYILVNKLAARFKNLCVVGDSDQSIYRWRGADISNILSFEKDYENAQVILLEQNYRSSQNILNAANAVIENNSNRKPKKLWTDNQIGSKISYYRAATEKDEAYFVAKKIRDEIQMGNRKYTDFAVLYRTNAQSRMVEEIFLKSNIPYKIVGGIKFYDRKEIKDILAYLRLIANPDDEISFARIINMPKRGIGATSIDKIINYGVQNGISLTAVLDEIEHVGVSAKITKAVKEFASLLHNWVNMQEYLSVTELVEEVIEKTGYRDMLKNERSLEAEGRLENLDEFLSVTQTFESQSEDKSLVAFLTDLALVADIDRVDEDPTAGEEVILMTMHSAKGLEFPVVFIIGLEEGVFPHTRSLMEEDEMQEERRLAYVGITRAEEELYLSNAQMRTLFGRTNMNAASRFISEIPTELLEPLNETAPKHETFSAKGRTTGAGATATRSRSAFVRPAVKTTGGEQIGWAVGDKASHQKWGVGTVVSVKGEGDAKELDIAFPSPIGIKRLLAKFAPVTKQ; encoded by the coding sequence ATGAGTATAACTGATAAATTATTAAATGGCTTAAACCCAGAGCAGCAAAAGGCAGTACAAACGACAAATGGGCCACTTTTATTAATGGCGGGTGCAGGTAGTGGTAAGACGCGTGTGCTAACACATCGCATCGCATATTTACTTGGTGAAAAAGGTGTAGCACCGTGGAATGTATTAGCAATTACTTTTACAAATAAGGCAGCTCGTGAAATGCGTGAACGTATTGATACGCTTGTTGGTCCGGAAGCAGAGGATATTTGGATTTCTACATTCCACTCGATGTGCGTACGTATTTTACGACGTGATATTGATCGTATTGGGATTAATCGAAACTTTACGATTTTAGATGCAAGTGATCAGCTGACTGTTGTGAAGAAAATTATGAAAGAGCGTAATATCGATCCGAAGAAATTTGATCCGCGTTCTATTTTAGGTGGCATTAGTAATGCGAAAAATGAATTGTTGTCAGCTGACAAATATGCAAAGCAAATTTCAATTGCTGATCCATTTGAAAAATTAACAAGTGATGTATATACAGAGTATCAGAAGCGTCTTCTGAAAAATAACTCATTGGACTTTGATGATTTAATTATGACCACGATTCAATTATTTGATCGTATTCCAGAAGTATTGGAATTTTATCAACGTAAATTCCAGTATATTCACGTTGATGAGTATCAAGATACGAACAGAGCACAATACATTCTTGTAAATAAATTAGCTGCTCGCTTTAAAAACCTTTGCGTTGTTGGTGATTCTGACCAGTCAATTTATCGTTGGCGTGGAGCTGATATTTCTAACATTTTGTCATTTGAAAAGGACTATGAAAATGCACAGGTTATCTTGTTAGAACAAAATTACCGTTCATCACAAAATATTTTAAATGCAGCCAACGCTGTAATTGAAAATAATTCAAATCGTAAACCGAAAAAATTATGGACGGATAATCAAATTGGAAGTAAGATTTCATATTACCGTGCTGCAACGGAAAAGGATGAAGCATATTTTGTTGCGAAAAAAATTCGCGATGAAATTCAAATGGGAAATCGAAAATATACAGACTTTGCGGTCCTGTATCGTACTAACGCGCAGTCTCGTATGGTCGAGGAAATTTTCTTAAAGTCCAACATTCCATATAAGATTGTCGGCGGTATTAAGTTCTATGATCGTAAAGAGATTAAAGATATTTTGGCTTACTTACGTTTAATTGCAAATCCGGATGATGAAATTAGTTTCGCGCGTATTATTAACATGCCAAAACGCGGAATCGGTGCCACTTCTATTGATAAAATTATTAACTACGGCGTACAAAATGGAATTTCATTAACAGCTGTATTAGATGAAATTGAACATGTTGGGGTAAGTGCAAAAATCACAAAAGCAGTAAAAGAATTTGCAAGTCTATTACACAACTGGGTAAACATGCAAGAATATTTATCCGTTACTGAACTAGTAGAAGAAGTGATTGAGAAAACAGGTTACCGCGATATGCTAAAGAATGAACGTTCTTTAGAAGCAGAAGGACGACTTGAAAACTTAGATGAATTCTTATCTGTTACGCAAACATTCGAATCACAAAGTGAAGATAAGAGTCTTGTTGCTTTCTTAACAGATTTAGCGCTTGTTGCGGATATTGATCGTGTAGATGAAGACCCAACTGCAGGTGAAGAAGTTATTTTAATGACGATGCACTCGGCAAAAGGATTAGAGTTCCCAGTTGTCTTTATTATTGGTTTAGAGGAGGGTGTCTTCCCACATACTCGTTCTCTTATGGAAGAAGATGAAATGCAAGAAGAACGCCGCTTAGCCTATGTAGGGATCACTCGTGCGGAAGAAGAGTTATACTTATCGAATGCTCAAATGCGTACTTTATTTGGTAGAACAAATATGAACGCAGCATCTCGATTTATTTCAGAAATTCCTACAGAGTTACTAGAACCATTAAATGAAACAGCACCAAAGCATGAAACATTTAGTGCGAAAGGAAGAACAACTGGAGCTGGAGCAACGGCAACACGTTCTCGCTCTGCATTTGTGCGGCCGGCAGTGAAAACAACAGGAGGAGAGCAAATTGGCTGGGCTGTAGGTGATAAGGCGTCCCATCAAAAATGGGGAGTGGGTACAGTTGTAAGTGTGAAAGGGGAAGGTGATGCAAAAGAGTTAGATATTGCATTCCCAAGCCCGATTGGCATTAAACGTTTATTAGCAAAATTTGCACCTGTAACGAAACAATAG
- the ligA gene encoding NAD-dependent DNA ligase LigA: MSKEAIKQRIEELRDMLNAFNYQYHVLDNPSVSDAEYDRDMQELIKLEAENPEFLTEDSPTVRVGGAVLDIFEKVTHKSPMLSLGNAFNEGDLRDFDRRVHQGIDSSNVRYICELKIDGLAVSLHYEKGRFVQGATRGDGVTGEDITQNLKTIKAIPLRLKEEVTLEARGEAYMPKRSFVKLNEEKEQNGEAVFANPRNAAAGSLRQLDPKIAAKRNLSMFVYGLADVEEKTIASHSDSLNFLGELGFKANPNRRTCETIEDVITYVEEWQEKRPDLDYEIDGIVIKVDDVALQESLGTTAKSPRWAIAYKFPAEEVVTRLTGIELSVGRTGVVTPTAELEPVRVAGTIVRRASLHNEDLIREKDIRIGDYVVVKKAGDIIPEVVNVLFDKRTGEEEEYHMPTHCPTCDSELVRLEEEVALRCINPACPAQIREGLIHFVSRNAMNIDGLGERVITQLFEADYIRTFADLYPLTKEQLLQLERFGEKSASKLVQAIEASKENSLERLLFGLGIRHVGAKAARTLAEHFETMNHLVKATDEELKEINEIGEKMAQSIVTYFDNEDVLELLQQFKEYGVNMTYKGIKRADLQNIESYFAGKTIVLTGKLEVMGRSEAKKKIEELGGKVTGSVSKSTDLVVAGEAAGSKLAQAEKHNIEVWNEERFLQELNK; the protein is encoded by the coding sequence ATGTCAAAAGAGGCGATAAAACAGCGTATAGAAGAACTACGTGATATGCTCAATGCATTTAACTATCAATATCACGTACTAGACAATCCTTCTGTTTCTGATGCGGAATACGATCGTGATATGCAGGAGCTTATAAAATTAGAAGCAGAGAACCCAGAATTTTTAACGGAAGACTCCCCAACTGTTCGAGTTGGGGGAGCAGTGCTTGATATATTTGAAAAAGTAACGCACAAATCACCGATGTTAAGTTTAGGAAATGCCTTTAATGAAGGAGATTTACGCGATTTTGATCGCAGAGTACATCAAGGAATTGATAGTTCAAATGTAAGATATATATGTGAACTGAAAATTGACGGTCTTGCTGTTTCCCTTCATTATGAAAAAGGACGCTTCGTTCAAGGGGCAACACGTGGTGATGGCGTAACTGGTGAGGATATTACGCAAAATCTAAAAACAATTAAAGCAATTCCTCTTCGTTTGAAAGAAGAAGTAACATTAGAAGCGCGTGGCGAGGCATATATGCCAAAGCGTTCATTTGTGAAATTGAATGAAGAGAAAGAACAAAATGGTGAAGCAGTTTTTGCAAATCCACGTAACGCAGCAGCGGGATCACTTCGTCAACTAGATCCAAAAATTGCCGCAAAACGTAATTTATCTATGTTTGTGTATGGTCTTGCTGATGTGGAAGAAAAGACGATTGCATCGCACAGTGATTCATTGAACTTTTTAGGTGAACTTGGATTTAAAGCAAATCCCAATCGCCGCACATGTGAAACAATTGAAGACGTAATTACTTATGTAGAAGAATGGCAGGAAAAGCGTCCGGATCTTGATTATGAAATTGATGGAATTGTAATTAAAGTAGATGATGTAGCTTTGCAAGAAAGCTTAGGAACAACAGCAAAGAGCCCGCGTTGGGCAATTGCTTATAAGTTTCCGGCAGAAGAAGTTGTAACGAGATTAACAGGTATTGAATTGAGCGTGGGCCGCACAGGTGTTGTGACACCAACTGCAGAACTAGAACCAGTTCGAGTGGCTGGAACAATTGTCCGCCGTGCATCTTTACATAACGAGGATTTAATTCGTGAAAAAGATATTCGAATTGGCGATTACGTTGTTGTAAAAAAAGCGGGAGACATTATTCCAGAAGTAGTCAACGTTCTTTTTGATAAACGTACTGGTGAAGAAGAAGAGTATCACATGCCGACGCATTGTCCAACTTGTGACAGCGAACTTGTTCGTTTAGAAGAAGAGGTAGCCCTTCGTTGTATTAATCCAGCATGTCCAGCGCAAATTCGTGAAGGGCTCATTCATTTCGTCTCAAGAAATGCAATGAACATTGATGGACTCGGAGAACGTGTTATTACGCAGCTTTTTGAAGCGGATTATATTCGGACATTTGCAGATTTATATCCATTAACGAAGGAGCAATTGTTACAGTTAGAGCGTTTTGGTGAGAAATCAGCTTCTAAATTAGTACAAGCAATTGAAGCTTCTAAAGAAAATTCGCTAGAGCGTCTACTATTTGGATTAGGTATTCGTCATGTTGGTGCTAAAGCTGCCCGCACGTTAGCAGAGCATTTTGAAACGATGAATCATCTTGTGAAAGCAACAGACGAAGAATTAAAAGAGATTAATGAAATTGGCGAGAAAATGGCCCAATCAATCGTAACGTACTTCGATAATGAGGACGTGTTAGAATTATTACAGCAATTTAAAGAGTATGGCGTTAACATGACCTATAAGGGTATAAAACGAGCGGATTTACAAAATATTGAATCTTACTTCGCTGGAAAAACAATTGTCCTAACAGGAAAACTAGAAGTTATGGGGCGTAGCGAAGCGAAGAAAAAGATTGAAGAGCTAGGTGGAAAAGTAACAGGTAGTGTAAGTAAGAGTACGGATTTAGTCGTTGCTGGTGAAGCGGCAGGATCAAAATTAGCACAAGCAGAGAAGCATAATATTGAGGTTTGGAATGAAGAGAGGTTCTTACAAGAGCTGAATAAGTAA
- a CDS encoding CamS family sex pheromone protein produces MKKIALTVLSLGLLVSGCSAGIKKEEKVVEKSGTSKEQAIVPKYSISDEYYKTVAPFDPASARGLVVQGLNSRLDIDEFETGLMRIAKESFSTKDYLFQGGKYLDKETVQMLVKRKRTDAEQKELEEKLKKDVVKFPNIGLNPALEAGSESLEVRNKKTPMYLSNILEHDYYVPKGDKEVELGGVVIGLAMNSIHYYTEEHGYPREVEISEQEMLEKAKPMAQEILTLLQKKDPKLKNVPITFAIYRQGPKSTLVPGRFVSYTQVDKGSEKIGDWKEINERYYLFPSKEVDEAHRDDAAIVKNFTAKLSEYFRNDYTAVIGTGFYKDDQLKEMKLEIPVQFNGKAEVIGFTQFVAGQVMQYFPNYVKVQVTIKSVERPEAIIIREEKQDEPFVKILD; encoded by the coding sequence ATGAAAAAAATAGCATTAACGGTATTAAGTCTTGGGCTACTTGTAAGCGGATGTAGCGCAGGGATAAAAAAAGAAGAAAAAGTTGTTGAGAAATCGGGTACATCAAAAGAACAAGCGATTGTTCCGAAATATTCTATTTCTGATGAGTATTATAAAACGGTAGCCCCGTTTGATCCAGCTTCTGCACGTGGCTTAGTTGTACAAGGATTGAATAGCCGTCTAGATATAGATGAATTTGAAACAGGATTGATGCGCATTGCAAAAGAATCGTTTAGCACAAAAGATTATTTATTCCAAGGTGGTAAATATTTAGATAAAGAAACGGTTCAAATGCTTGTAAAGAGAAAGCGTACAGATGCTGAGCAAAAAGAGTTAGAAGAGAAATTGAAAAAAGATGTGGTTAAATTCCCTAATATTGGATTGAATCCTGCATTAGAAGCAGGATCAGAATCATTAGAGGTTCGAAATAAAAAAACACCAATGTATCTTTCTAATATTTTAGAGCACGATTATTATGTGCCAAAAGGTGACAAAGAAGTTGAACTTGGTGGGGTTGTTATTGGATTAGCAATGAATTCGATTCATTATTATACTGAGGAACATGGGTATCCACGAGAAGTTGAAATTTCAGAACAAGAAATGCTAGAAAAAGCTAAGCCTATGGCGCAAGAAATTTTAACATTGTTGCAAAAGAAAGATCCGAAATTAAAAAATGTTCCAATTACATTTGCTATTTATCGCCAAGGTCCCAAATCAACACTTGTACCAGGAAGATTTGTCTCCTACACTCAAGTAGATAAGGGCAGTGAAAAGATAGGGGATTGGAAAGAAATTAACGAGAGATATTATTTATTTCCTTCAAAAGAGGTAGATGAAGCGCATCGTGATGATGCAGCCATTGTAAAAAACTTCACTGCAAAGCTGAGTGAGTATTTCAGAAATGATTACACAGCTGTTATTGGTACAGGATTCTATAAAGATGATCAATTAAAGGAAATGAAGCTTGAAATTCCTGTTCAATTTAACGGAAAAGCAGAAGTCATTGGGTTTACGCAATTTGTTGCTGGACAAGTTATGCAATACTTCCCGAATTATGTGAAAGTACAGGTAACAATTAAGTCTGTTGAGCGACCGGAAGCGATTATTATTCGTGAGGAAAAGCAAGATGAACCATTTGTGAAAATTTTAGATTAA
- a CDS encoding TSUP family transporter, whose amino-acid sequence MDELSLQIIVLLVAFGFLAAFIDSVVGGGGLISLPALMFVGLSPASAIATNKLASTMGSLTSTIYFIRSKKVDFRIVGKLIPLTIIGAVLGALVVKFIPPDILRPLVLVMLVFIAIYIIVKKDWGSVSTYKKMTKGKALMFYFVILIIGFYDGFFGPGTGSFLIFAFLLIGLDFIRAAAAGKVLNFVSNIVSLITFLFLDIVHFEYGIIMGLSMILGAYLGSKFAVQKGVGYVRTLFLLVTVLLIGKNIMEYVYII is encoded by the coding sequence ATGGATGAGTTAAGCTTACAGATTATTGTATTACTCGTTGCTTTTGGTTTTTTAGCCGCATTTATTGATTCAGTTGTTGGGGGAGGGGGACTCATTTCACTTCCAGCACTCATGTTTGTAGGATTATCACCAGCTTCGGCAATCGCGACAAATAAGTTAGCTTCGACGATGGGATCATTAACAAGTACAATTTATTTTATTCGTTCAAAGAAAGTTGATTTTCGCATAGTAGGAAAGTTAATCCCGTTAACTATTATTGGGGCTGTTTTGGGAGCTTTAGTTGTAAAATTTATTCCACCGGATATTTTACGTCCACTCGTACTAGTCATGTTGGTATTTATTGCAATTTATATTATTGTAAAAAAGGATTGGGGAAGTGTTTCCACTTATAAAAAAATGACAAAAGGAAAAGCATTAATGTTTTACTTCGTTATTTTAATTATAGGATTTTATGATGGTTTTTTCGGACCGGGAACAGGATCTTTTTTAATTTTTGCATTTTTATTAATTGGTTTGGATTTTATTCGAGCGGCTGCAGCTGGAAAAGTTTTGAATTTTGTTAGTAATATTGTATCTTTAATTACATTTTTGTTTTTAGATATTGTTCATTTTGAATACGGTATTATTATGGGATTATCTATGATTTTAGGAGCATATTTAGGATCAAAGTTTGCTGTGCAAAAAGGTGTTGGATATGTTCGTACTTTATTTTTATTGGTAACAGTTTTATTGATTGGAAAAAATATTATGGAGTATGTTTATATTATTTAG
- the pruA gene encoding L-glutamate gamma-semialdehyde dehydrogenase: MVVAYKHEPFTDFSVEANKLAFEEGLKKVESYLGQDYPLIIGGEKITTEEKIISVNPANKEEVVGSVSKASRELAEKAMQVADETFQTWRKSKPEMRADILFRAAAIVRRRKHEFSAILVKEAGKPWNEADADTAEAIDFMEYYGRQMLKLKDGIPVESRPIEYNRFSYIPLGVGVIISPWNFPFAIMAGMTTAALVSGNTVLLKPASTTPVVAAKFMEVLEEAGLPAGVVNFIPGSGSEVGDYLVDHPRTRFISFTGSRDVGIRIYERASKVNPGQIWLKRVIAEMGGKDTIVVDKEADLELAAKSIVASAFGFSGQKCSACSRAVIHEDVYDHVLNRAVELTKELTVGNPAEQGLNMGPVNDQAAFDKVMSYVAIGKEEGKIVAGGEGDDSKGWFIQPTIVADVAEDARLMKEEIFGPVVAFCKAKDFDHALAIANNTEYGLTGAVISNNREHIEKAREDFHVGNLYFNRGCTGAIVGYQPFGGFNMSGTDSKAGGPDYLALHMQAKTTSETL, from the coding sequence ATGGTAGTAGCATACAAACATGAGCCATTTACAGATTTTTCAGTAGAGGCTAACAAGTTAGCGTTTGAAGAAGGTTTAAAGAAAGTTGAATCTTATCTTGGACAAGACTATCCATTAATTATTGGGGGAGAAAAGATCACTACAGAAGAGAAAATCATTTCTGTAAACCCTGCAAATAAAGAAGAAGTTGTGGGCAGTGTTTCAAAAGCAAGCCGTGAATTAGCTGAAAAAGCAATGCAAGTGGCAGATGAAACATTCCAAACTTGGAGAAAGTCCAAACCAGAAATGCGTGCAGACATTTTATTCCGTGCTGCAGCAATCGTTCGTCGTAGAAAACATGAGTTTTCTGCTATTCTTGTAAAAGAAGCAGGTAAACCATGGAATGAAGCAGATGCTGATACAGCAGAAGCAATCGACTTTATGGAATATTATGGTCGTCAAATGTTGAAATTAAAAGACGGTATTCCAGTAGAAAGCCGTCCAATTGAATATAATCGTTTCTCTTACATTCCATTAGGAGTAGGTGTTATCATTTCTCCATGGAACTTCCCATTCGCAATTATGGCAGGTATGACAACAGCTGCATTAGTTTCTGGTAACACAGTATTATTAAAACCAGCTAGTACAACACCTGTAGTTGCAGCGAAATTTATGGAAGTATTAGAAGAAGCAGGCTTACCAGCAGGCGTTGTAAACTTCATCCCTGGTAGCGGATCTGAAGTTGGTGACTACTTAGTAGACCACCCTCGTACACGTTTTATTAGCTTTACTGGATCACGCGATGTAGGTATTCGTATTTACGAACGTGCATCAAAAGTAAACCCAGGCCAAATTTGGTTAAAACGCGTTATCGCTGAAATGGGCGGTAAAGATACAATCGTTGTTGATAAAGAAGCAGATCTTGAATTAGCAGCAAAATCTATCGTTGCATCTGCATTTGGATTCTCAGGACAAAAATGTTCTGCTTGTTCTCGCGCAGTAATCCACGAAGATGTATATGATCATGTATTAAATCGTGCTGTTGAATTAACGAAAGAATTAACTGTAGGTAACCCAGCTGAACAAGGTTTAAACATGGGACCAGTTAATGACCAAGCTGCATTTGATAAAGTAATGAGCTATGTTGCAATCGGTAAAGAAGAAGGTAAAATTGTAGCAGGTGGCGAAGGAGACGACTCTAAAGGCTGGTTCATCCAACCAACGATCGTTGCTGACGTTGCAGAAGACGCTCGTTTAATGAAAGAAGAAATCTTCGGACCAGTAGTAGCATTCTGTAAAGCGAAAGACTTTGATCATGCGCTTGCAATTGCAAACAATACAGAATACGGTTTAACAGGAGCAGTTATCTCTAACAACCGTGAACATATTGAAAAAGCACGTGAAGACTTCCACGTTGGTAACTTGTACTTTAACCGTGGATGTACTGGTGCAATCGTAGGTTACCAACCATTCGGTGGCTTTAACATGTCTGGTACAGACTCTAAAGCGGGTGGACCTGACTACTTAGCACTTCACATGCAAGCAAAAACTACTTCTGAAACTTTATAA